Proteins from one Telopea speciosissima isolate NSW1024214 ecotype Mountain lineage chromosome 1, Tspe_v1, whole genome shotgun sequence genomic window:
- the LOC122658179 gene encoding probable protein phosphatase 2C 38 isoform X2 encodes MVSSASSVSSGLMKIITPCWKSYGEGSDDSNTSGEGSGRSDGLLWYKDSGHHVSGEFSMAVIQANSLLEDQCQLESGPLSSLCSGPQGTFVGIYDGHGGPETSRFINDHLFHNLKKNQGMSANAISKAFLATEEEFLSLVKKQWLNSPQIASVGSCCLVGIICNGLLYIANAGDSRVVLGRLEKATREVRAIQLSTEHNASFESVREELRLLHPDDSQIVVLKHKVWRVKGLIQVSRSIGDAYLKRTEFNKEPLLSRFRLPEPFDRPILSAEPSMFVQKVHPQDQFLIFASDGLWEHLSNQEAVDIVHNNPHNGIARRLVKTALREAAKKREMRYSDLKKIDRGVRRHFHDDITVIVLFLDPHLISRSSCRGPPVSIRGSGGLPTHASP; translated from the exons ATGGTATCATCTGCTTCATCAGTATCATCTGGATTAATGAAGATCATTACACCCTGTTGGAAGTCTTATGGAGAGGGCAGCGACGATTCTAATACGAGCGGAGAAGGAAGTGGCCGATCAGATGGGTTGCTGTGGTATAAGGACTCAGGTCACCATGTTAGTGGTGAATTTTCAATGGCAGTGATCCAAGCAAATAGCTTGTTGGAGGATCAGTGTCAACTTGAATCAGGGCCACTGAGCTCGCTCTGTTCAGGTCCACAAGGGACGTTCGTTGGGATCTATGATGGTCATGGAGGTCCAGAGACTTCTCGATTCATAAATGATCACCTCTTTCATAATCTCAAGA AGAATCAGGGGATGTCAGCTAATGCTATCAGCAAAGCATTTTTAGCAACAGAGGAAGAGTTCTTATCACTCGTAAAGAAACAGTGGCTAAATAGCCCACAAATTGCATCAGTGGGATCGTGTTGTTTGGTTGGAATAATATGTAACGGATTGTTATATATTGCGAATGCTGGAGATTCTCGGGTGGTACTAGGGAGATTAGAGAAGGCCACCAGAGAAGTCAGAGCTATTCAATTGTCAACAGAGCATAATGCAAGTTTTGAATCTGTGAGAGAGGAGCTGCGCTTGTTGCATCCTGATGATTCACAAATTGTGGTTTTAAAACACAAAGTTTGGCGTGTGAAGGGCCTTATACAG GTTTCAAGATCCATTGGTGATGCATATCTGAAAAGGACAGAGTTCAACAAAGAACCTCTACTATCAAGGTTTAGACTACCTGAACCCTTCGACAGACCAATCCTTAGTGCTGAGCCATCAATGTTTGTTCAAAAAGTCCACCCTCAAGATCAGTTTCTTATATTCGCCTCCGATGGTCTATGGGAGCACCTTAGCAATCAAGAGGCTGTTGACATTGTCCACAACAATCCACATAAT GGGATTGCTAGGAGGCTTGTTAAAACTGCACTCCGAGAAGCGgctaaaaaaagagaaatgaggTACTCAGACCTGAAAAAGATTGATCGGGGGGTGAGGAGACATTTCCATGATGATATCACGgttatagttttatttttagaCCCGCATCTTATTAGCCGGAGCTCATGTCGTGGTCCTCCTGTTTCCATAAGAGGATCTGGGGGGTTGCCTACACATGCTAGCCCCTAG
- the LOC122658179 gene encoding probable protein phosphatase 2C 38 isoform X1 — MVSSASSVSSGLMKIITPCWKSYGEGSDDSNTSGEGSGRSDGLLWYKDSGHHVSGEFSMAVIQANSLLEDQCQLESGPLSSLCSGPQGTFVGIYDGHGGPETSRFINDHLFHNLKKFTSENQGMSANAISKAFLATEEEFLSLVKKQWLNSPQIASVGSCCLVGIICNGLLYIANAGDSRVVLGRLEKATREVRAIQLSTEHNASFESVREELRLLHPDDSQIVVLKHKVWRVKGLIQVSRSIGDAYLKRTEFNKEPLLSRFRLPEPFDRPILSAEPSMFVQKVHPQDQFLIFASDGLWEHLSNQEAVDIVHNNPHNGIARRLVKTALREAAKKREMRYSDLKKIDRGVRRHFHDDITVIVLFLDPHLISRSSCRGPPVSIRGSGGLPTHASP; from the exons ATGGTATCATCTGCTTCATCAGTATCATCTGGATTAATGAAGATCATTACACCCTGTTGGAAGTCTTATGGAGAGGGCAGCGACGATTCTAATACGAGCGGAGAAGGAAGTGGCCGATCAGATGGGTTGCTGTGGTATAAGGACTCAGGTCACCATGTTAGTGGTGAATTTTCAATGGCAGTGATCCAAGCAAATAGCTTGTTGGAGGATCAGTGTCAACTTGAATCAGGGCCACTGAGCTCGCTCTGTTCAGGTCCACAAGGGACGTTCGTTGGGATCTATGATGGTCATGGAGGTCCAGAGACTTCTCGATTCATAAATGATCACCTCTTTCATAATCTCAAGA AATTCACTTCAGAGAATCAGGGGATGTCAGCTAATGCTATCAGCAAAGCATTTTTAGCAACAGAGGAAGAGTTCTTATCACTCGTAAAGAAACAGTGGCTAAATAGCCCACAAATTGCATCAGTGGGATCGTGTTGTTTGGTTGGAATAATATGTAACGGATTGTTATATATTGCGAATGCTGGAGATTCTCGGGTGGTACTAGGGAGATTAGAGAAGGCCACCAGAGAAGTCAGAGCTATTCAATTGTCAACAGAGCATAATGCAAGTTTTGAATCTGTGAGAGAGGAGCTGCGCTTGTTGCATCCTGATGATTCACAAATTGTGGTTTTAAAACACAAAGTTTGGCGTGTGAAGGGCCTTATACAG GTTTCAAGATCCATTGGTGATGCATATCTGAAAAGGACAGAGTTCAACAAAGAACCTCTACTATCAAGGTTTAGACTACCTGAACCCTTCGACAGACCAATCCTTAGTGCTGAGCCATCAATGTTTGTTCAAAAAGTCCACCCTCAAGATCAGTTTCTTATATTCGCCTCCGATGGTCTATGGGAGCACCTTAGCAATCAAGAGGCTGTTGACATTGTCCACAACAATCCACATAAT GGGATTGCTAGGAGGCTTGTTAAAACTGCACTCCGAGAAGCGgctaaaaaaagagaaatgaggTACTCAGACCTGAAAAAGATTGATCGGGGGGTGAGGAGACATTTCCATGATGATATCACGgttatagttttatttttagaCCCGCATCTTATTAGCCGGAGCTCATGTCGTGGTCCTCCTGTTTCCATAAGAGGATCTGGGGGGTTGCCTACACATGCTAGCCCCTAG
- the LOC122658208 gene encoding protein MODIFIER OF SNC1 11 isoform X2, which translates to MATTEMQKPKEAELHEPISKKTLETAALQPSLTERLDESANPSTGPSDTATDDTKKEGEESKEIGSEKTEATMASAGAAAAPVSDLDKKMRRAERFGVSVQLSEEEKRNSRAERFGTAPIPHGSNVGQKSEEQKRKARAERFGLPSESPADEDSKKKARLARFAIVSKMDNLEEEKKKARAIRFSQPQSGASSKVNGSANSEQTDIEGKAHGGT; encoded by the exons ATGGCGACGACGGAGATGCAGAAACCCAAGGAGGCAGAACTCCACGAACCGATATCCAAAAAAACCCTAGAGACAGCTGCTCTCCAGCCGTCTCTCACAGAACGTCTTGATGAATCCGCCAATCCATCTACTGGGCCTTCTGATACTGCAACAGATGATaccaagaaggaaggagaagaatcgAAGGAAATAGGGTCTGAGAAAACCGAAGCCACGATGGCCTCTGCGGGAGCTGCCGCCGCTCCCGTATCCGATCTTGACAAAAAGATGCGTCGTGCTGAGCGTTTCGGGGTGTCGGTGCAACTCTCTGAAGAAGAAAAGCGGAACTCTCGAGCTGAAAG GTTTGGCACTGCGCCCATCCCGCATGGATCAAATGTGGGACAAAAATCAGAGGAACAGAAGAGGAAGGCTAGGGCAGAAAG GTTTGGGCTTCCATCAGAGTCTCCGGCCGATGAGGATTCAAAAAAGAAAGCTCGTTTAGCCAGATTTGCTATAGTTTCAAAGATGGATAatttagaagaagagaaaaaaaaggcaagagCAATTAG ATTTTCACAACCTCAATCTGGTGCGTCATCAAAAGTTAATGGGAGCGCCAACTCTGAACAG ACGGATATTGAGGGTAAAGCCCATGGAGGGACTTGA
- the LOC122658208 gene encoding protein MODIFIER OF SNC1 11 isoform X1 encodes MATTEMQKPKEAELHEPISKKTLETAALQPSLTERLDESANPSTGPSDTATDDTKKEGEESKEIGSEKTEATMASAGAAAAPVSDLDKKMRRAERFGVSVQLSEEEKRNSRAERFGTAPIPHGSNVGQKSEEQKRKARAERFGLPSESPADEDSKKKARLARFAIVSKMDNLEEEKKKARAIRFSQPQSGASSKVNGSANSEQKTDIEGKAHGGT; translated from the exons ATGGCGACGACGGAGATGCAGAAACCCAAGGAGGCAGAACTCCACGAACCGATATCCAAAAAAACCCTAGAGACAGCTGCTCTCCAGCCGTCTCTCACAGAACGTCTTGATGAATCCGCCAATCCATCTACTGGGCCTTCTGATACTGCAACAGATGATaccaagaaggaaggagaagaatcgAAGGAAATAGGGTCTGAGAAAACCGAAGCCACGATGGCCTCTGCGGGAGCTGCCGCCGCTCCCGTATCCGATCTTGACAAAAAGATGCGTCGTGCTGAGCGTTTCGGGGTGTCGGTGCAACTCTCTGAAGAAGAAAAGCGGAACTCTCGAGCTGAAAG GTTTGGCACTGCGCCCATCCCGCATGGATCAAATGTGGGACAAAAATCAGAGGAACAGAAGAGGAAGGCTAGGGCAGAAAG GTTTGGGCTTCCATCAGAGTCTCCGGCCGATGAGGATTCAAAAAAGAAAGCTCGTTTAGCCAGATTTGCTATAGTTTCAAAGATGGATAatttagaagaagagaaaaaaaaggcaagagCAATTAG ATTTTCACAACCTCAATCTGGTGCGTCATCAAAAGTTAATGGGAGCGCCAACTCTGAACAG AAGACGGATATTGAGGGTAAAGCCCATGGAGGGACTTGA